The genomic DNA CGCTGAGAACTACGGCTTTCAGGTGTTTCATCCGAACGGCACCGGGTTTTACCTGTTCAACCGCAATGACGGCCAGACGGCGGCCGGGACCCGCTTGAATCGTCTCTTCCCCTGGTGAGCTGCGCGCTCAGGAGCCCCTATGAAGTACGGTACCCAAGGTTTTACGTTGATCGAATTGCTGGTCGTCATCGCCATCATCGGCGTGCTGGCGGCCATCCTTCTGCCAACGTTCAGCGAGGCGCAGAAGAAACCGTATGACGTGGCAGCACTCCAGTGTGGCCGCGCCATTTTCACGGGCGCGATCGCCTACAAAGCGTCAAACGGCGGCGCGCTCCCCACGCCACCGTACAACCCCAACGTATTCGGTGCGGACGTCCAGGAAGCGTGTGCAGGGCAGCGAATCATGCCGTACGCTGTGCCCACGTCCAAGACGGGCAGTGAGTATGCCATCAACGATACAGACGCCCGCGGTCTTCCCGTCTTCTTCGTGGCCAACAACAGCGGCAGTGGCGCGTACGTGAGCAACGGCAACGATCCGACCTGCAACGGCCGGCCCTGCAAACTCTTCTTTTACAAGTGGAGCGTGTGGGGTCTCTGATGACGCCGACACAGCGCACCCAGGGCTTCACCCTGATTGAGCTCTTGGTCGTCATTGCCATCATCGGCGTCCTGGCCGCCCTACGGCTGCCCACCTTCACCGACTGGCCGCCCTACGGCTGCC from Deinococcus multiflagellatus includes the following:
- a CDS encoding type II secretion system protein — protein: MKYGTQGFTLIELLVVIAIIGVLAAILLPTFSEAQKKPYDVAALQCGRAIFTGAIAYKASNGGALPTPPYNPNVFGADVQEACAGQRIMPYAVPTSKTGSEYAINDTDARGLPVFFVANNSGSGAYVSNGNDPTCNGRPCKLFFYKWSVWGL